In Athalia rosae chromosome 6, iyAthRosa1.1, whole genome shotgun sequence, one DNA window encodes the following:
- the LOC105692186 gene encoding protein Lilipod, giving the protein MEDEADLREQLFHNTVRENIIFLLLFLLLYISSYALIARFRRRDREDYFLVDEDEATVYRISLWLCTVALAVSVGATLLLPVSIASNEVLILYPNSYYVKWLNSSLIQGLWNHVFLFSNLSLFVFLPFAYLFTESEGFVGHRKGVMARVYETVTVLCLLGALVLGMTYVLSALIDHDKSSLHTLLNLWSYYLPFLYSCVSFVGVVMLLLCTPVGFVQLFGVVGSFLVKPQFLKNLDEEFFAYKLEEDCIKRRLQHATATGKSYVSPAPMSPPTCGTIVEDEEELPIANPGLMCLKNGALQRGLTQRLEYIQQRRKLLDEQRRTWWVRRTLLYPLAMLALLLLSTATALLAVQNTLELLIGIKALPLSTRQFTLGISSLSKLGPIGATVEVAVILYLAATSAIGLYSLPGVRRVRPHFHSTPLTHLIANCALLLVLSSALPLLSRILGMTNFDLLGDFGRIEWLGNFKLVLFYNLIFAIAAIACLATKFTATVRKEIYTRLRSSFLGIFKREGRKGVLSMFSTKED; this is encoded by the exons ATATTCCTCCTGCTCTTTCTTTTGCTATATATTTCGAGCTATGCACTGATAGCGAGGTTCAGGCGGAGGGATCGAGAAGATTATTTTCTGGTTGACGAAGATGAGGCAACGGTCTATAGGATCAGTCTATGGCTATGTACGGTCGCATTGGCGGTTTCAGTCGGAGCAACGCTGCTTTTGCCCGTCTCCATTGCTAGCAATGAAGTCCTCATACTTTATCCAAATAGCTATTACGTTAAATGGCTCAATAGCTCTCTGATACAAG GACTTTGGAACCAtgtgttccttttttcgaatctatCTCTGTTCGTGTTCCTGCCCTTTGCTTATCTCTTCACAGAATCCGAAGGATTTGTCGGGCATAGAAAG GGGGTGATGGCTAGAGTTTATGAAACAGTAACAGTATTGTGCCTGCTTGGGGCACTGGTTCTCGGGATGACCTATGTCTTGTCTGCTCTCATTGACCATGACAAGTCAAGTCTTCACACGCTGCTCA ATTTATGGAGTTATTACTTACCGTTTTTGTACTCCTGCGTGTCTTTTGTTGGAGTGGTTATGCTCTTGC TGTGCACCCCAGTGGGATTCGTCCAATTATTTGGAGTTGTTGGTTCGTTTCTCGTTAAACCTCAGTTCCTTAAGAATTtggatgaagaatttttcgccTACAAGTTAGAAGAAGATTGTATCAAACGAAG ACTGCAACACGCAACAGCGACGGGTAAATCCTATGTTTCGCCTGCACCGATGTCTCCGCCAACTTGCGGGACGATTgttgaagacgaagaagaattaCCGATAGCAAATCCAGGACTTATGTGTCTTAAGAATGGAGCGTTACAACGCGGACTTACACAGAGATTGGAATACATTCAACAGAGAAGAAAACTATTAGATGAACAGAGGCGAACGTGGTGGGTCCGCAGAACCTTGTTGTATCCACTAGCAATGCTCGCACTGTTGCTACTATCTACTGCAACAGCTTTACTTGCTGTTCAAAATACTTTAGAACTACTTATCGGCATCAAGGCCTTACCTCTGAGCACGAGG CAATTTACGCTAGGGATCAGTTCTCTGTCAAAGTTAGGCCCCATAGGAGCCACGGTGGAAGTGGCAGTGATCCTATATTTAGCTGCTACAAGTGCTATAGGACTTTACTCTCTTCCGGGAGTTCGAAGAGTTCGACCACATTTTCATTCCACCCCATTGACTCACCTCATTGCAAATTGTGCGCTGCTACTTGTACTAAGCTCTGCGCTACCGCTACTGTCAAGAATTCTTG GAATGACTAACTTTGATCTACTTGGAGATTTTGGGCGGATTGAGTGGCtgggaaatttcaaattagtGTTGTTTTACAACTTGATATTTGCAATAGCTGCAATTGCTTGCCTTGCCACCAAGTTCACAGCAACTGTACGTAAGGAGATATACACAAG ACTACGTAGCAGTTTTCTAGGAATATTCAAACgtgaaggaagaaaaggagTTTTGAGCATGTTTTCTACTAAGGAGGACTAG